In Deltaproteobacteria bacterium CG11_big_fil_rev_8_21_14_0_20_42_23, the following proteins share a genomic window:
- a CDS encoding elongation factor Ts gives MSISASAVKELREKTGAGMMECKKALTEASGDFEKAIEILRKRGLSLAAKKASRKASEGTIGEYLSNDASFGTLLEVNCETDFVAKNDDFQNFVAKLVEVISKNKPASVDALMELSLGSETVASTLTNMIAKIGENLGIRRFALYQANAGEKLAQYIHPGNKIGVLVRFVDPSNKLSADLGRDVAMHVAAMNPQYLDRNSVPENVLLKEKEIQKAQMAGQNKPEEILNKIVEGKIGKYFSEVCLQEQIFVKDPEGKQAVSKYLKGVDAGIEIKEFVRYQVGEGIE, from the coding sequence ATGAGTATTTCAGCATCAGCAGTAAAAGAACTACGTGAAAAAACTGGCGCCGGCATGATGGAATGCAAAAAAGCGCTTACAGAAGCTTCTGGTGATTTTGAAAAAGCAATTGAGATTCTTCGCAAACGCGGATTGTCACTGGCTGCAAAAAAAGCTTCCCGAAAAGCATCCGAAGGAACCATTGGCGAATACTTAAGCAACGATGCCAGCTTCGGAACCTTGCTTGAAGTAAACTGCGAAACAGACTTCGTTGCAAAAAACGACGATTTTCAAAACTTCGTGGCAAAGCTTGTTGAGGTTATCAGCAAAAATAAACCTGCAAGTGTTGATGCCCTTATGGAACTTTCACTTGGAAGTGAAACCGTTGCAAGCACACTCACCAACATGATTGCAAAAATCGGGGAAAACCTTGGTATTCGCCGCTTTGCTCTCTATCAAGCAAACGCTGGTGAAAAGTTGGCGCAGTACATTCATCCCGGAAATAAAATTGGAGTGCTTGTTCGTTTTGTTGATCCAAGCAACAAGCTTTCAGCAGATTTGGGCCGCGATGTTGCTATGCACGTTGCAGCAATGAATCCTCAATACTTAGATCGTAACAGCGTTCCCGAAAATGTTTTGCTGAAAGAAAAAGAAATTCAAAAAGCTCAAATGGCTGGTCAAAATAAACCTGAAGAAATCTTGAACAAAATTGTTGAAGGTAAAATTGGAAAATACTTTAGCGAAGTTTGTCTTCAAGAACAAATTTTTGTAAAAGATCCCGAAGGAAAACAAGCCGTAAGCAAATACCTTAAAGGTGTAGATGCTGGCATCGAAATTAAAGAATTTGTTCGTTACCAAGTAGGTGAGGGCATCGAATAA
- a CDS encoding UMP kinase, with product MAKVKYKRILLKLSGEALLPPDSKYGISTSVADKIAAEIKQVVKLGVQLGVVIGAGNIFRGEAAADEGMDRVIADNMGMLATVINSLALQDGLFRANVPSRVLTSFPMHQVGTPFSQRDALRYLGRGDVVIFGGGTGNPFFSTDTAASLRALEVHAEIIFKGTKVDGIYDKDPVKHKNAKKFQNLSYLDVLNQKLSVMDLTAISMCMNANIPITVFDMFSKGNFLKAVSGEKIGTLVHA from the coding sequence GTGGCCAAAGTAAAATACAAACGCATTCTGCTAAAACTTTCAGGCGAAGCTCTTTTGCCGCCCGATTCAAAGTACGGCATTTCAACTTCTGTTGCCGACAAAATTGCCGCCGAGATAAAGCAAGTAGTGAAACTGGGCGTTCAGCTTGGAGTTGTTATTGGCGCCGGAAATATTTTCCGCGGTGAGGCAGCAGCAGACGAAGGTATGGACCGCGTTATCGCCGATAACATGGGCATGCTTGCAACCGTCATCAACAGCTTAGCTTTGCAGGACGGGCTTTTCCGAGCCAACGTTCCATCCAGGGTTCTCACTTCATTTCCCATGCATCAAGTGGGCACACCTTTTTCACAACGCGATGCCCTTCGCTATTTAGGCAGAGGAGACGTTGTTATTTTTGGTGGAGGAACAGGAAACCCTTTCTTCAGCACCGATACAGCGGCTTCGCTTCGTGCACTTGAAGTTCATGCTGAAATTATTTTCAAAGGAACAAAAGTGGATGGCATTTACGACAAAGATCCCGTGAAACACAAAAATGCTAAAAAGTTTCAAAACTTGAGCTACCTCGATGTCCTTAATCAAAAGCTTTCGGTAATGGATCTCACGGCTATTTCTATGTGTATGAACGCTAACATTCCCATTACAGTCTTCGACATGTTCTCAAAAGGAAATTTCCTGAAGGCGGTATCTGGAGAAAAAATAGGAACACTTGTCCATGCTTGA